ATCAAAAACTGAAAAAATATATTATGGATCATCCTACACAATTATCGGATTAGGAGAGTGGAACATAGGCATAGGCAACTGGGATGATGATAACATGGACTCGACTAGATATTTAGGGGTTCGTTTTAAGGATCAGGAAAATTGTCTTCACTATGGCTGGATACGTTGCGCAGTTGTTGATTCAATTGACAAACTGATTGTAAAAGACTTTGCTTATGAAGCGCAATGTAATAAGGCAATTATTGCGGGCGATACTATTTCCTATGTGAACATAAATAATTTACAAAATTCGCTTGATGCCAGTGTTTATAGCTTTAATAAAACTGTTTTTATTCATATTGAAAATTTTTACAATGTTCAATTAATTATTTCGGATATTACCGGAAAGAAAATCATTACTAAAGAAGTAAAAAATGAAAATGATGAAATAAATATGAATAGTTATGCATCTGGCTTTTATTTAGTGACCTTGTTAATGAGCGAAAAACGATTTGATAAAAAAGTAATGATTGAATAAATCGACCAACCACTCGGCTATAACAAAAGCTTTGCAAAATGGCGGGTGACGAGTAACCATGGAAATTAATTATTAACTACAATTATTGGTTTCCATGAACAATATCGTTTAGCTACCGCCACTTCGCAAAGCTTCTAAACGTTATGTGCGATTTTAAACCATCCACAATTTACACTTATGGACAAAATTCTAAAAATTAAAGTTTCACTTTAGGAAAACTTTTGTATCTTTGCATTGTGGAGAAAGGAGAATTCAGGACGATTGTTTTTTACAAAGATTATTTTCAGACTTTCTTTGACAAACAAACTAAGAAAGTAAAGGCCAAAATCGTTTGGACCTTCGACTTGATTGAGGACACTCAGAGAGTTCCTGAAACTTATCTTAAACACATTGAAGGGACGAATGGTTTATTTGAAATCAAAATTCAGTTTGGGAGTGACATCTTTCGGATTTTCTGTTTTTTCGACAAGGGACAACTTATCATATTAGCAAATGGATTCCAAAAAAAAACACAAAAAACACCTAAAAAAGAAATAGAATTAGCTATTAAAATAAAATCAGAATATGAAAAAGAAAAATAAAAACTTGACATCTCTCGAAGACTTTAAAGTGAAAAATTATGGCAAACGTGGGACAAAAAAACGCGAGGAATTAGAAGCTAGTTATGAAAACTTTAAAATCGGAGTTTTACTTCTTGAGGCAAGACTTGAAAAAGGTTTAACACAGGAACAACTTGCGGCTAAAGCAGGGACAACAAAATCTTATATCTCAAAAATTGAAAATAATATAAAAGAAGTTCGTATTTCGACTCTTCAAAAGATTGTGGAGACCGGACTTGGAGGACATCTTGAATTATCGATCAAATTATAATGAATATTAACCAAAGAATAAACCGCACATAACAAGCACATTTGCGCCAGCGGGGCGACGACTTCCTCCGAATAATTTTCGATAACCCAAAACTTCGTATTTTTATTAAAGATTTTCGGTTGCCTTCCCCGCCTTCGCAAATCTGCAAAACGTTAGCAGCTATTATCACAATGACACTTAACCCACGACCAAATAGACAAATGCGGAAGACAATAATTATCATACTGACAACTTTGACATTGAGTTCGTGTAATTACGAATACAAACTTTGTGACTGTAACTCGGCAGACGAAAAAGTGAAAATTTATAGCGACATTTTAAACGAGTTGGTTGAGCACCATTTTTACAATAGATATTTAGGCAAAGACGAGCAGAAGATTTTTAATAAATATGCTTCAAACAACCCGGACACAGCGAAAATAAGTAGGGAAGTAATTCAACTTCAAAACAACTTGTTTAATGACACAACCAGATTTTGCATTATTTATCTTGACACAGTTTATAGACCTGACTTTAATCAATGGACATATTATCAAAACGACACAGGACAGTATGCAAGAGAATTTAAAGATTTGATAAATACTTTCACAATAGACGGACTATCAGTGATAGACAGCTTGAATAGTATGCAATTGAGTTTGAAGCCAAGCGACTTTCAACTTTGCACTTCGAAAGTTTTATCACTACAAAACTTCAACAATCAAAAGGGAAAATGTGCAATTGGTATCGTAAGTTTTTCAAAAGTGTTTCTTGACAAAGCGAAAACTAAAGGACTACTATACTATAACTTTCGATGTGGGGAGTTTTGTGGGAAGGGAGAGCTTTTAGTTATTAAAAAGATAAATAATCGTTGGACAATATCCGAAACGTTTGAGAAATGGATTTCATGAAACAAGCACACAGACAGTGAACAACAGCTGCTAACAAGCACATTTGCGCCAGCGGGGCGACGACCTCCTCAGAATAATTTTCGATAACCTAAAACTTTGTATTTTTATTAAAGATTTTCGATTGCATTCCCCGCCATCGCAAATCTGCAAAACGTTATGTGCGATTTTAAACCATCCCCAATTTACACTTTCCGACAAAATTCTAAAAATTAAAGTTTCACTTTAGGAAAACTTTTGTATCTTTGCATTGTGGAGAAAGGAGAATTCAGGACGATTGTTTTTTACAAAGATTATTTTCAGACTTTCTTTGACAAACAAACTAAGAAAGTAAAGGCCAAAATCGTTTGGACCTTCGACTTGATTGAGGACACTCAGAGAGTTCCTGAAACTTATCTTAAACACATTGAAGGGACGAATGGTTTATTTGAAATCAAAATTCAGTTTGGGAGTGACATCTTTCGGATTTTCTGTTTTTTCGACAAGGGACAACTTATCATTTTAGCGAATGGATTCCAAAAAAAAACACAAAAAACAC
The genomic region above belongs to Bacteroidota bacterium and contains:
- a CDS encoding type II toxin-antitoxin system RelE/ParE family toxin translates to MVEKGEFRTIVFYKDYFQTFFDKQTKKVKAKIVWTFDLIEDTQRVPETYLKHIEGTNGLFEIKIQFGSDIFRIFCFFDKGQLIILANGFQKKTQKTPKKEIELAIKIKSEYEKEK
- a CDS encoding type II toxin-antitoxin system RelE/ParE family toxin, whose amino-acid sequence is MVEKGEFRTIVFYKDYFQTFFDKQTKKVKAKIVWTFDLIEDTQRVPETYLKHIEGTNGLFEIKIQFGSDIFRIFCFFDKGQLIILANGFQKKTQKTPKKEIELAIKIKSEYEKEK
- a CDS encoding helix-turn-helix transcriptional regulator; translated protein: MKKKNKNLTSLEDFKVKNYGKRGTKKREELEASYENFKIGVLLLEARLEKGLTQEQLAAKAGTTKSYISKIENNIKEVRISTLQKIVETGLGGHLELSIKL
- a CDS encoding T9SS type A sorting domain-containing protein, producing MKNKQFSIEQYAALTAAFLLIQKQAGTQVIYTDLVPDLIFQYDGDFEYIDMNNDGINEFGFLKSTGIHSNLTTPSLNTSWYYRVNIWVGPAIIGPAIAGETAHASSAAGTYYFPYALQSGMPIDNELSFQVGGFQQLASKTEKIYYGSSYTIIGLGEWNIGIGNWDDDNMDSTRYLGVRFKDQENCLHYGWIRCAVVDSIDKLIVKDFAYEAQCNKAIIAGDTISYVNINNLQNSLDASVYSFNKTVFIHIENFYNVQLIISDITGKKIITKEVKNENDEINMNSYASGFYLVTLLMSEKRFDKKVMIE